Part of the Triticum urartu cultivar G1812 chromosome 2, Tu2.1, whole genome shotgun sequence genome, agattcgatcgtcggtatcccagtacctcattcaatcttgttaccggcaagtcactttactcgtaccgtaatgcatgatcccatgaccaaacacttggtcacattgagctcattatgatgatacattaccgagtgggcccagagatacctctccgtcatacggagtgacaaatcccagtctcgatccgtgtcaacccaacagatactttcggggatacctgtagtgtacctttatagtcacccagttatgttgtgacttttggcacacccaaagcactcctacggcatccgggaattacacgatctcatggtttAAGGAAATGATACTTAACATTGGAAAAggtctagcaaacgaactacacgatcttgtgctatgcttaggattgggtcttgtccatcacatcattctcctaatgatgtgatcccgttatcaatgacatctaattggcatagtcaggaaaccatgactatctgttgatcaacgaactagtcaactagaggctcactagggacatgttgtggtctatgtattcacacatgtattacgatttccggataacacaattatagcatgaacaatagacaattatcatgaacaaggaaatataataataaccattttattattgcctctagggcatatttccaacaatcggAACATCACGGGCCTCTTCCTCAAGCTGGACATTTCAAAAGCCTTCGACTCCTTCAATTGGGCCTTCCTGCTAAAGGTCATGCAACGCCTCGGCTTTGGGCAGCGGTGGCGAGACTGGATATGTCTCTCCctgtcttcctcttcttcaagAGTGTTGATTAACGGAAACCCCGGAAGGATGTTCAGACATGCAAAGTGCCTCCGTCAGGGAGATCCGGTATCTCCGATGCTTTTCATCCTGGCCATTAACCCTCTCCAACAGATCCTACAACTCACCTCCCGATGCGGCATCCTCAAACCCATTTGTGCAAGAACGGCCAGATCTAGGATCTCCCTTTACGCTGACGATGCGGGCATCATCGCGAACCCAGACAAGGATGAGCTCCACGCCATATATGCAATCCTGAAGACAATCGGGGAGGCTAGCAGACTGATCACAAACTTGAGCAAGACCGAGGTCTTCCGGATCAGATGTGCCGGCATTGACCTCCAAGATGTGCTATCAGTCTTCCCTACCAAGATCGCCACCTTCCTGGGATGCTACTTGGGACTCCCCCTGCATTATCGCCGCCTTAAAGGGGTTGATCTTCATCCCTTCATCGATAGGTTCGTAGGCAGACTACCAGGATGGACAGGAAAGCTTCTCAACAAGCCTGGCAGGGTGGCACTCACTCAGTCTGTCCTCACGGCCATGGCCACCTTCCACATCACAGCTCTCAACTTGTTGAAGGGGACGCTTAGAAAGATCGACAAAATCATTCGGGCCTTCATCTGGCAAAAAGAGGACCAAGCTCAAACTTCGGGAGGTCACTCCTTTGTTAACTGGAAGACCATCTACCGTCCAAGGCATCTGGGCGGTCTTGGGATCATGGACCTGGAGAGATTTAGCCGCGCCCTGCGCCTCCGGTAGCCTTAGCTGCAATGGACTGACCCAGAAAGGCCATGGGTGAAATCGGAGCTGGCGTGTGACGAATCAGATATGAGCCTCTTTCGCGCATGTACCTCGATTACGCTGGGCAATGGGCAGAAGGCGCTGTTTTGGCATGACAACTGGACCGGTGACGGTCCGCTCAAGCTTCTTGCTCCACAGCTCTACAAGATTTCCTCAAGAAAGAACAGATCAGTGCACAACGAGCTCATGAACGAGAACTGGATCAGGGCGGTGGCTAGACTGCAGACCATTCAGCAGCTAGGTGAATTCGTGTCTCTATCGAATAACATTAGTCAGATCACCCTCCTCCCTGACCAAGACGACACCATCCACTAGAACTTAATTAACCACCTTGGGGACATACTCGGCCGCCTCTGCCTACGGCGCGCAGTTCCTTGGCTCCTACTCACGTTTCGACACAACCAAGGTCTGGTCCGCAAACGCTGAGCCCAAGTGCAAGTTCTTTGCTTGTCTTTCTCTACACGGAAGAATCCTCACTGTGGATATGCTAGCTGTGAGGGGATGGCCTCATGATCCCAGATGCCTGCTCTGTCTCCAGTAGCCTGAAACAGCAACTCACCTCTGCAAAGACTGCCCCTTCACGGTCGCGGTCTGGAACCAAGTGAACACTTGGACTAACGAAGGCGTTCCAATCTCGGGCTTCCTCCCCGAGCCAGGAAACGTGTCAGACTGGTGGGACAAGACTCTCATTTCGCAGCCCAATCAAGTGCGCAAGAGGCGCAGTGGAAGAATCATCTACACGGTATGGTCCATATGGAAGGAGCGAAATAGGCGGGTGTTCACTGGACTAAGGTTGACGCGTCGCGAGGTGGCGGCTCTAGCCCTAGACGCAATCAATCAGCGCGACCTGGCGTTTGCTGGCATCCTGCCAACCGCAGGCATTGGTTAATCTAGTTTCTAGGTGGGTTTTTTGTGGTTTCTGCGACGTTCCCTAAAAGCGCTCGCCCTTAATATTCAGTTTAGACGGTCGCTAGCGGGCAATCGTTGGGAAGAATGGCTCCATCTAGTTAGGAGACTGATGGAGGTTCAACTTTCTCACCAACCCAATGGATTACGCTGGAAGTTGACTAGATCTAGAGTATTtacagttaaatcaatgtatattgatTTTATTAATTCGAACTCCATTCCAACTTCCAAGTATGTCTGGGCTGTCAAAGTTCCTTTAAaaattaaagtgtttatgtgatttgtccataaacaagttattttaataaaggacaacttgataaagcgtaattggacaggacctactaggtgtagtttctgtgatcgggatgagacgATTAAGCATCTATTCTTTGATTGCCCGTTGGCCAAAGTTCTTTGGCGGACGGTCCATATTGCTTTTAATATTACTCCACCGACTTCTGTCAACGCATTATTTGGGATATGGCTTAATAAGGTTGAGCCTGACTTAGCAAGACGTATTCGGGTTGGAGTTTGCGCTTTGTTGTGGACTACctggaattgcagaaatgatttggtttttaacagaacatCACGGATTCATTTTTTACAGGTTATTTTCCGAGCTACGGCAGTGATCCGTTCATGGTCGCTAGTCACTTCGATGTaggccagggagcatttggttGCTAGATCTAACCgttgggagatggtagctcgggatatcttcaaccggtttggatggcggtcatgtaataggataggcaattagtttaccTCTCTATTTTTAGCTAGCCGGTTGTGGCGTCTTTTCCTGGCTAGTTTGTGTATCTAGCCATTTAGGCTCTGTGTGAGCtgcctttttctttttttgagctGAAGACTTTGGAACCTTGTTGgcactttttattatttggttaataagatggccgtatgcatcactctgatgcagaggccagggagccccccttttcgaaaaaaaaagcGCTCGCCCCTCTGTAAATTGCGTCCTTTCGCCATCTCTTCTATAAAAAAAGGCAGTGCTCCTGCCGATTCCTCAAAAAAATAGTTTTAAATAGCCAGCTATAGCCTTTTCAGTAGGATGCTGCTAAATGATCGTCTGCACAAATAATCCGCTATAGTCCGCTATAGCTGGTTTGGAGGCCCGCCGCTATTTTTGCTATATATTTAAAACATTTCCTACCACTATTAGGTGGTTGCTTTTGTGTACGAACTGGACACAACACCACGTCGTGGTTTACCAACAGCCACTGTATAAAATACTGAAAATAGTGAGCTTCCAAAGGTGAGCCAGATGCGAGGTACGTATATTCAGAGCTAAGGAAGCCATGGAACGTCACGATTCGAATGCCTTGTATCAAACTATCAACTGAATGTAACTACCGCTGTCCTATAGATAACTTTTGCCGTACCGGGCGACGAGCCTCTCGAGCGCCTCCCGCATCCACAAGTGCTGGTATCCGTCCATCACTTGCTGGGTCGTTGCCTGTACAATCCAATTGCAAAACACACGTTTAGATGGCTTGATTTAGTTTTGCCATGGCACACGTTTGGATTGGATGTACCAATGACATGAATTAAAGAAGCGAGATTTAAAACGTGCTAACCCAGGTGCGCTTGCGGGACGCCATCTCGGGCCACCACTCGAGCTCGTCGGCGATGTGGAAGGGGAACATGTATACCTCGCAGGTGTCGTCATAGTGGCGGCTCTTGTACAGCCAGCTGCCGAGCACTGGTCCCGTGTGGCCTCGGAGGCCGGCCTCCCAGAGGGCACTGCGCCGGGCCGCCTCGTCCATGGACTCGTCCAGCATCCAATCGCTCTTGGGGAACTTCTTGCCGTGCCCCTTCCGTGAGCTGATCACCAGCACCTCCAGCTTGCCGTCGCTGCTGCATACCCGATACGGGATGCACCCAATAACGACGGGCCCGCCGGTGCTCGCGCTGTACCGTTGCAGGCCCTCCTGCATCACCACACAAACAGCCACCGATCAAATCTTTAGCTAGATGCTCGTTTCTATTTGGACAGAGGCGGCTATGTGAAACTCATACTCCCCACCACACAGGTTTAAGAAAGGTGGTCTGAGTTTCATCCGCCAATGTATGATCCTAGAGTTCATTCTTATAGAGTACTATATTACTATAATCGATCTCAAACAAGAATTACAAAGTACTACATGGACTTATGAAAAAACACTGTTATGACCAAGGTTTTGGATCCCAAGTGGACTTTTTTTTCTCGCGGGGCAGCGGAGTTCTCGGTTACCACCGTAACCGCGAAATATCAGAAAAATTTCGTATGGAATTTAAAATGTGAATTGAAATTCAAAAAATTCTATCATGCTCTATGTTATTTCTGAACCCCTTTGCGTCAGCAAGTACATGCTAGCGCGTTGGTTAGGTCCTACAAATCCTTATCTTGCCTTGAGATCGAGGTATGAAAACCTGTTGTGGCCTTATTTTTTTGCTCATCTCCCTTTTTACACTGAAAAAGGGTGCAAAAAAGTGAATACACAAGACTCGAACCCGCGACCGCACTAATCGACGAGGAAGCACACGCAAACAAGTAGACCACTGCTGCCCATGCGTTTTCGATGAGTTCCTGCTTTATTTAACCAGACTCTGCACGTTTAAATTCAAAATTTACAAAAAGCTTCGAATTTTTTTGCTCGGTACATAGATTTCTCATGGGGTAACCAGGAACTCGGTATCCGCCCGGTATCCGAATTTTTCGCTCGGTACCCAAAACCATGGTTATGACTAGTATTTGAAATGGGTTTTAGGAAGCTGAACTGCCTCCGGAAAAACAGGATTGTAGCAACGCGGAAAGAAAGCACCGCGGGTTCCCTTTGCAAGCCGCCGGCGCCGCTGCTGGTTCCCTCTCCCTCTGCCGACCGCTCCGTCGGTGGgagggaggggggacctcggatTTGTGCGTTGGAGGAGTTCTCAGTAGGGTTAGGGTTGAGGGAGTCGCTGCCGAGGCCGTTGCAGCGGCGTCGCGTCTGAAAAAGTTTCCTTGGGCTCTGTTCGCGGTTAGACGGGGTCCTTGCCTTCGTCTAGGAGCCAGCAGGGTCAGGGTACCCCGGACCTCGCCGAGGTCGCGGGCAATTGTGTCTGGAGGTCCACCGGCACTGGCTTGGTTGGTCCTCGGATGGGTGTCGGTTGTGTGGAGacagagttttcttcttcctcatcaTTGGTATGATTTCCACCTGCGTTTCTTCCTCCTTCTTTGTGCTGCTGCTGAAGGGATATCCTGCTTTGCCCCGGCAGTTGGCTCGACCGTGTCGCTCGAACCGGATCCTAGTTCTCTTCCAGTTGGAAGGGGCACATACATCTCTACTCAAAGCCACAAATGACCAAGGCTGGTGCAGGCACGTTGGATTCATATGCGTGTCCTTGTGTTTTCGGCGTGGGGATGAAGAAAAGGGCGAGCAGCATGGTGGCGATTATACGCAGATGCTTGTGTTGTAGGGGTCTTCTCACAAGATTTAGGGATGATGACATAGAGCTCCTTAGATCTTTGTGTTTTTTTGTGAATTGAACATAAGCATACTTTCTCGAGAAAGACTAGTATATGAAATGCATAAATAAGTGACGTACCAAATTGTGCAAGGTTAAAGAAGAGAaggatttgggggggggggggggggggggggaaaaggGGGGGGCTAAAAAAATAGCCCACCGGAACAATTCATTAAACCGTGGGTCGCACGGTAAAGGATAGCGGAAGCATACAGTGCACACGAGGCGCAGAGATTACACGGGCGAAGGCTCAAACATACAGGACTTAATCCATCCACTTTCTGGAGGGTGGGACGAGCAAGTGATTTCTGATAATTTTTGGCCTGTTGACGCTGCAAGAATTTTGCGCATCCCATTGCCGTCTCACGGGCTGCCAGATTTCATTGCTTGGTCTTTTACAAAGAACGGTTGCTTTATGGTCAACTCAGCATATCGAGAAGTATGGCGGTCGGAGTACACAGCGAGGGCACATATTAATGAAGGTGTGGGAAGACTTGATCAGAATCTAGTATGGAAGTCTTTATGGGGGAGATGGTGCCTCCAAGAGTTCACATATTCACTTGGAGGGCATTGCATGGATTTATGCCTTGCCTTTGTGTTCTAGCTAACAGGCGAAGACTCCTCTCATATGTCCGGTTTGTGGTAAGGATCCAGAGGACTTACGGTCTTACGCCATATGTCGTTCACATGCGACAGAGCGAAGGAGGTGTGGGATGCATTGGGTTTACAAGAATACATTGACCCGTTGTTGGATGAGCGGGCGGGTTCAGCTATTCTTGAGGAGCTGCCGTGTGCAGAGATGCCAGGGGGTCGGCAACTTCCAATTGCGAATGCAATTGAAACAGTGATGGTGGCTCGGTGGTACCTATGGTGGGACCGATGCAAGAAGTCACATGCTGAAACTGTAGGTTCGCCTGAGAGAATGTCGCTGAGTATAAAAGGCATTCTGGCTTACTCTCTTGCTCTGAAAATCAAAAAACCGAATAGACAGAGTAGGTGGGTACGGCCGCAGCAGGGGTGGTAAAATTAAATGTCGATGGCAGTTTTCTTGTGGATCAGGTGATGGGGCCACAGGGGGCCCTGCTATTGATGCTCCATCTATGGAAGTGAAAGCTCTGATGGAAGGGTTGCGGCTTGCTGAAGATATTTGAATATTCTCGCTGATGCTGGAATATGATTCTATAGAGATTGTTAATGATATACTTCAGCCTTCAGAGTACCAAGCTTCGGGTGCAGTTATCACTGATGATTGTCGACAGACGATGACTTCTTTCGCCAGGGCAACAATTTCACATTGTGCAAGGGAGAGCAATGTCGCGGTGCATGCGTTAGCCCAAGTCAGTTGCCGAAGGAAACATACTGAGTTGTGGTGTGAGAAACCTCCTGATTTTCTTATTCCTTCTATTGTAACAGACATGATTTTGGTTTAATAAAGGTTGCCGAACTTCAAAAGAAAACCAGATACAAAAAAAAAACAAGTAGCAAGCCACGAGGAACATGAAAACGAGAAGGGGGGCGATCCGAAACCCTGGAAGCCGGCACCAAAGCCTCAAGACCAAGCTAAATGAGGAGCAACATGAGAACCTGGCGAACACCGAGAGCAAGAACCACCAGGACGGAGGAATCGATGGGATCAAGCACTAGCCAGTAATCATCACCGGCACGGCCGGAAGGCATCGAATAGCCGAGACCGTGCGACAACACAGGTGTACTATCCGCGAAAACCGAAAGGCGGAGCATAGCCGAGAGCCCGAGACCCCACGACAACAGTGTGCCACCACTAGGTCAAAGGGCGATGCGCAGCGGTAGCCTCCCCAAGACTTTCTATAGGTTGATGCCTAAGCCAGCACGAACACATAAGGTCAGTGCCGAGCCTTGGGCTTGCGAGGAAACCAGAAGGAAGAGCCGCACGATGCAGACCAAACTCCATGGCGATACCTCCAAGAAGAAAAATGATGTGCAAGATGCCGCCATAGGCCGAACTGGCCGGTGAAATTGGATTAGAGATTTTCCTCGGGGTATTGAGTGTGAGGTGGGGAGAAGAGCTAAACAGAGACGCCTCCAAGGTGGAGCGCAACGCCCACAGACACCGCTGTCCACAAAGCCCGACAAAGCTTGCTACACAAAACCGTGAACAACTAGCATCACCAACTCCACAACGACCACCCGATGGCGGGGGTGGTGGGGGTCGCCGCCCGAGTCGCTCAGGGAGAGCGACGAGGGGGCCCTTTTCCATGGGTCTCGCGAGAAGTGAAAGAAGGTTATTCTTGTCTATTATACCTTGCGAACCTTATATCCCAAATATTTAAAAAAACACGCGAAATGTCTTATATTATGGTATGGAGGGACGAGGGAGTATATGGGGCTGTTCGGTAATGCTCCGCTCCACAACTCCGCTCCGGGAGTTGGCGGAGCTCCAGTACAAATTCGCAGAGTTGCAGATTGGCCGCTCCGCAGATTCTGGGAGTGGATGACTACCGAACAGGGCCTATATCAGTGTTTCGGTTTATGCTACTCCCCATATGCAGCATACAAGTATATGCTACTCCCCATATGCAGCATACAAGTATATGCTACTCCCcatgacactacactagtgttgaaaaatgtcttatattatggtacggagggagtatatatcaGTGTTTGATACAGTTATGAATTATTTCGCTGTTTACTTGCTTCGATCAAATTGGTAGCGCCTGACCCACTAAGAGGTAAATATTTAACCCATATTCACTTATTAGGAAGCACGTTGCAATATGGTTTGGCAAGTCCACCATCTATGGTGCAAACAGTTTGATCCCAATACAGATCGTTATTGTAGTTTAAAATGGATCATAGACGAGAAATACAAATTCAATGCATTTTGATAAACAAACACAATGTAAAGCAACTCCATAATTAGTTTTTTTAATGGAGGTTGAAACCTCCGGCCTTTGCATCCTTGTGAATATGGGTAAACTCAATAAGTAAACGTAAAATATAAGCATATAAAAAATCATTTGATGAATAACATCTGAAATGCATAGATGAGTGACGTAATAAGATCAAATCATATAAGGTTAAAGAGAAGATAATCAAACAAGTACTTCCACTAATTTTATGTAAGGTACAACACATACACAAAGCAAGGAAATATATACATGTTGCTTGAAAATCTGAGTTAGTGTAGTTACCTCAATTGTTGCTGGGAAACACAGTTTGGGCTTGTTTTGATTCATGGAGACCTCTTGCCCAACAGCATTTCTCACATTTTGCATTGCCTGTTTCTTGCCTTTGATGAATTTAACATGGATATGCTCAAGGGAAGAGAGGTTCTCTAAACCAAATACAAAATCACCAAACTGAAGCAATGTGCCCAGCACATTATTAAAATCTAATCTCAAGGTATGGAGACTTTTCATGGCTCCTTGGGAAAACCTCAATTCCATGGTGTCACACGTGAGACTGAACCTCGTGAGACATAGAAATGGGTAATTACTGCCAACAACCAACCGTCTGTCTCTGGCTTGTGTAGGTTTCTTCATTTGTATGTGCAGTTCAATAAGAGAGGGTATGCTCCCAAGGACTTGAAGGTCCTCCTCTCCCAGTGTTTTCACTGTGATACTTAGGGACAACAGGGAGCACATGGAACACAACAACCTTGGCATTGCACAACCAATGCTATTAAGCAAGTGTACTAACAACAATTGTGTTAGTTGTATAAAGGTTGGCGGAAACTCTGCTATTTCAGTGGAACTTATGTCCAACACTTGCAGAAACTGTAGATTTCCAATCTTTTTCGGGATCTTAGTGACGGAAGTGCTCTTTAAACTCAAATATCTCAGGTGAAACAAATTACAAATATCCTTCCAATAATTATTATCCACTTGCTCACAACCAGTTAAATCTAATACGCGTAGGACTGGTAAACAAGTAAGTGTTGGCAATAAACTGAAAGCTCGACTAGACACCGTAAGTGTCCTCACAGGGGACAAGTTCATGGTTGCCAGCTGATTAGAAACTTCGCCCTTTCTGGACTGCACTGAAAGTCGGCGTATCTTACTTGGTAGATATTTTGGATGCTGACAACCTACTGTTGTTATAAAATTCTCCTCATTTGATAAGGAAGTGATGAGGTCACGCACCATATCATGTATGCGACAAGACCGCACTTTTTTTGCATTGTCAAATTCTACAGGTTGGACCAAGCTTTTATTAATGAGCTCGTCCAAGTAATGCTCTCCTACTTCATATAAGCACCTCCCCTGTTCTATTTTCATAAAGCCTTCACCCACCCATTTCCATATCAATTGCTCACTTTCGATCTCATAATCTCCTGGATACAAACTAAGATGCAGTAAACAAGTCTTTAGGTATGGAGGTAGGTCAGAGTAACTAACAGATAATATCCTTCTCATGTTCTTCACATCATCATGACTATTGTCTAGCCCCGAACTGATAGATTTGTACACCTTGGACCAATACTCATGTGTATGTGCTCTTCCCTTTTTACTGGATAGCAAGCTACCAATGGTAATGATAGCTAACGGCACTCCACCACATCTATCTAAAATTTTCTCAGATACTTCAACCAAATGATTAGGTGGTGATTTGTTCTCGGTCTCATATATTCTTTGGTAGAACAACTTTCTTGAGTCAGCAACAGAAATAGGTTTTAGCCGATAAACACCCCCAGCTTGCTGGGCAACATCAAGAACCCGAGTTGTTGTGATTACTCTACTTGCATGCTCATTCGCAATCAACACATACTTGATATTTTCCCAGACAGATTTATCCCATATGTCGTCAATAACAATCAAGTACCTTCAATTAATAACAGAACACATATATTATAAGGCTATTTAAGTTCTCATGCATTGAGCAGAACTGAGCTATGTAATAAAGTTTAACTTAAATGACAAAGCAAATATAAAACCGCAGAGTTCTGCTTGTGGCGCGCATGTATGAAACATTGAGGAACACATATTCACATGCATACCTCTTGATTTCAAGGAATGTTCTTATCTCATTGATGAGCTGTTC contains:
- the LOC125535405 gene encoding disease resistance protein RGA5-like; translation: MAAVVTGAMGTLLPKLANLITKEYNLHKGVKGEIMFLKAEMEHMEAALVEISEAPIDQPPDKQIKLWAKDVRDLSYDLEDNIDKFMVHIETHGQPEKSHSFRGFIDKCLSLLTKGKIRHKVGIDIEDIKRHIKEISERRKRYQIDGKAPAKPPGPTVDTLRLSTLYKKATELVGIDEKSLEVVEMLTEGDEVSKKQLKVVSIVGFGGLGKTTLANAVYKKMKGQVDIKTQKPQFDCAAFISVSLNPNMKRIFKSLLHQLDKHTYQNINEASWGEEQLINEIRTFLEIKRYLIVIDDIWDKSVWENIKYVLIANEHASRVITTTRVLDVAQQAGGVYRLKPISVADSRKLFYQRIYETENKSPPNHLVEVSEKILDRCGGVPLAIITIGSLLSSKKGRAHTHEYWSKVYKSISSGLDNSHDDVKNMRRILSVSYSDLPPYLKTCLLHLSLYPGDYEIESEQLIWKWVGEGFMKIEQGRCLYEVGEHYLDELINKSLVQPVEFDNAKKVRSCRIHDMVRDLITSLSNEENFITTVGCQHPKYLPSKIRRLSVQSRKGEVSNQLATMNLSPVRTLTVSSRAFSLLPTLTCLPVLRVLDLTGCEQVDNNYWKDICNLFHLRYLSLKSTSVTKIPKKIGNLQFLQVLDISSTEIAEFPPTFIQLTQLLLVHLLNSIGCAMPRLLCSMCSLLSLSITVKTLGEEDLQVLGSIPSLIELHIQMKKPTQARDRRLVVGSNYPFLCLTRFSLTCDTMELRFSQGAMKSLHTLRLDFNNVLGTLLQFGDFVFGLENLSSLEHIHVKFIKGKKQAMQNVRNAVGQEVSMNQNKPKLCFPATIEEGLQRYSASTGGPVVIGCIPYRVCSSDGKLEVLVISSRKGHGKKFPKSDWMLDESMDEAARRSALWEAGLRGHTGPVLGSWLYKSRHYDDTCEVYMFPFHIADELEWWPEMASRKRTWATTQQVMDGYQHLWMREALERLVARYGKSYL